A genome region from Candidatus Binatia bacterium includes the following:
- a CDS encoding DUF2490 domain-containing protein: MRKFWARSLGILCLVGLIAAPARAEVQQDGGAWLMFAGQGSLKEVSPSVSRLRWWFDSQLRMSGEDDGLGQTVVRPGVGWQLTPETSVWLGYGWIRTFPTNAPDWNENRIWQQYIWTPRFGDLRFQSRTRLEERFGEDRKGVSWRVREFVKILYPVLPSEKLFFSAYEELFVTLNDTDWGPRAGVDQNRVFVGLNAPVGDSWQIEVGYMNRLVVRPGRENLIDHLASINVFLNLN, from the coding sequence ATGCGAAAATTCTGGGCGAGAAGTTTGGGCATATTATGCCTGGTGGGATTGATCGCGGCTCCGGCACGCGCCGAGGTGCAACAGGACGGTGGGGCCTGGTTGATGTTTGCCGGGCAGGGGTCCCTCAAGGAAGTCTCGCCCAGCGTTTCCCGATTGCGCTGGTGGTTCGACAGTCAGCTGCGGATGTCCGGCGAGGATGACGGGCTCGGGCAAACGGTCGTCCGCCCCGGGGTCGGTTGGCAACTGACGCCCGAGACCTCCGTCTGGCTCGGCTATGGTTGGATCCGGACGTTTCCGACCAACGCACCCGACTGGAATGAGAACCGTATCTGGCAGCAATATATCTGGACGCCGCGTTTCGGTGATCTGCGTTTCCAGAGCCGCACTCGTCTTGAGGAGCGCTTCGGCGAGGACCGAAAGGGTGTGAGCTGGCGCGTCCGAGAATTTGTGAAAATCCTCTATCCCGTCCTTCCGTCGGAGAAATTATTCTTTTCCGCCTACGAAGAGCTTTTCGTGACGCTCAATGACACGGATTGGGGCCCGCGGGCTGGCGTGGATCAGAACCGCGTCTTTGTCGGACTGAATGCGCCGGTGGGGGACAGCTGGCAGATCGAGGTCGGGTATATGAACCGCCTGGTCGTCCGTCCGGGGCGGGAGAATCTGATCGATCATCTCGCCTCGATCAACGTATTCCTGAATCTGAATTAG
- a CDS encoding thioredoxin domain-containing protein, whose amino-acid sequence MGPIGPSGIDGLDEGNFIVQGRPYSFLVTADNKKLWLIQGEAMDVSRSEAEIKVAVAERAEEARKANEARTAQIAASIEGRPFRGSEDAVVTIVEFSDFQCPYCTRGAATVEQILERYPNDVKFVFQHFPLGFHPWAKPAAIAANCAGLQNPDAFWTLHDAYFKDQKQLTPENVVSKSETYLAGSGIDMKTWKNCAADTNSAEYKAEAANVDADMAFGQAMGVSGTPGFFVNGEFLNGAQPIDAFVPLIEAAKANS is encoded by the coding sequence ATGGGACCGATCGGCCCCAGCGGCATCGACGGCCTCGACGAAGGCAACTTCATCGTGCAAGGACGCCCTTACAGCTTCCTCGTCACCGCCGACAACAAGAAACTCTGGTTGATTCAGGGCGAAGCGATGGATGTGAGTCGTAGCGAGGCCGAAATCAAGGTCGCGGTTGCCGAACGTGCCGAAGAGGCCCGCAAGGCCAACGAAGCACGCACCGCACAGATCGCCGCATCCATTGAAGGACGTCCTTTCCGCGGCAGCGAAGATGCCGTGGTGACGATCGTCGAGTTCTCTGACTTCCAGTGTCCGTATTGCACGCGCGGCGCAGCAACCGTCGAGCAGATCCTCGAGCGCTATCCCAATGATGTGAAGTTTGTCTTCCAGCACTTCCCGCTGGGCTTCCACCCCTGGGCCAAACCGGCGGCGATCGCGGCCAACTGCGCCGGCCTGCAGAACCCCGACGCCTTCTGGACGCTCCACGATGCCTACTTCAAGGACCAGAAGCAGCTGACTCCGGAAAACGTCGTTTCGAAAAGCGAAACCTATCTCGCGGGATCCGGCATCGATATGAAGACCTGGAAGAACTGCGCGGCCGACACCAACTCGGCGGAATACAAAGCCGAAGCCGCCAACGTCGATGCCGATATGGCCTTCGGCCAGGCCATGGGCGTATCCGGCACCCCGGGTTTCTTCGTCAATGGAGAATTCCTCAACGGTGCCCAGCCGATCGATGCCTTCGTGCCGCTCATCGAAGCAGCCAAAGCAAATTCCTGA
- a CDS encoding Bax inhibitor-1/YccA family protein — METTSVQYSESTIAAEQQRFMVRVYNWMTMGLVVTAGIAYLVSTTPAVVQMVANPWVLIPLVIAQLGLVFWLASRVMQMSAAQATGVFMLYSALTGVTLSFVFLAYTAASLTSTFLVTAGTFGAMSFYGYTTKRDLTAMGSFLFMGLIGIIIASLVNFFLQSPMVYWLVTYAGVLIFVGLTAYDTQKIKEMNILGNEGTEEDTKEAVRGALTLYLDFINLFLMLLRVMGNRR, encoded by the coding sequence ATGGAAACCACGTCTGTTCAATATAGTGAAAGCACCATCGCCGCCGAGCAACAGCGCTTTATGGTGCGCGTCTACAACTGGATGACGATGGGGCTGGTGGTCACCGCCGGGATCGCCTATCTGGTGTCGACGACACCGGCAGTCGTGCAGATGGTCGCCAATCCCTGGGTTTTGATTCCCCTTGTCATCGCACAACTGGGGCTGGTCTTCTGGCTGGCCTCACGCGTGATGCAGATGAGTGCCGCGCAGGCCACGGGCGTGTTCATGCTCTACTCGGCGCTGACCGGCGTGACGCTCTCTTTTGTGTTTCTCGCCTATACCGCCGCATCTTTGACCTCGACCTTCTTGGTCACCGCCGGCACCTTCGGCGCGATGAGCTTCTACGGCTACACGACCAAACGCGACCTGACGGCGATGGGCAGCTTCCTGTTCATGGGCCTGATCGGCATCATCATCGCGTCTTTGGTGAACTTCTTCCTGCAGAGCCCGATGGTCTACTGGCTGGTGACCTATGCCGGCGTGTTGATCTTTGTCGGGCTCACGGCCTACGACACCCAGAAGATCAAGGAGATGAACATTCTGGGGAACGAAGGCACCGAAGAAGATACCAAGGAAGCCGTGCGCGGCGCGCTCACGCTTTACCTGGACTTCATCAATCTCTTCCTGATGCTGCTGCGCGTGATGGGCAACCGGCGCTAG
- a CDS encoding SGNH/GDSL hydrolase family protein gives MRSNITRWLSLLALMALLFFGLGEVLSRALNLVDRANGFPRKLFVAAPETGLSYRMRPGVDGTVRGVPVRTNQLGFRGPEVERLPGPAVRRVVILGDSVTFGFRMPETEIFPTLIAEQLAETTDAPWEILNFGVEGYNTVAELEVLRSTALDLRPETVVLVLNLNDYDETPSVGPRGVLTLNREETISAWSPAHVSEFYLLLQWLIRTGGSVWFGEPAPPPSSAAVSTEFEPLDLYVSALRKEYWRNPTDSRMATMHAALREIKRETEERNIGLLIVILPDGDQIGAAKADMIPQIRLEKICAEEELDCLDLHPVFAQSQTPNLFMDIMHPNAAGHALVAEAIASRLGNR, from the coding sequence ATGAGATCGAATATAACCCGCTGGCTCAGCCTGCTCGCACTCATGGCCCTGCTTTTTTTCGGCCTGGGCGAGGTATTGAGCCGAGCCCTCAACCTCGTGGACCGGGCGAACGGATTCCCGCGAAAACTTTTTGTCGCTGCCCCCGAAACTGGTCTGAGCTATCGCATGCGGCCGGGCGTAGACGGAACCGTTCGAGGCGTGCCCGTGCGGACCAACCAACTCGGCTTCCGTGGCCCGGAAGTCGAGCGCCTGCCCGGCCCTGCGGTCCGGCGAGTTGTGATTCTCGGGGACTCGGTGACCTTCGGCTTTCGCATGCCCGAGACCGAGATCTTCCCCACTCTGATCGCCGAGCAACTGGCCGAGACGACCGATGCGCCCTGGGAGATTCTGAATTTTGGCGTCGAGGGCTATAATACCGTTGCCGAGCTGGAAGTTTTGCGCTCGACCGCACTGGACCTGCGCCCGGAGACGGTCGTGCTTGTCCTGAACCTGAATGACTATGACGAGACCCCGTCGGTTGGTCCGCGTGGCGTCCTGACCCTGAACCGCGAGGAAACGATCTCTGCCTGGTCCCCGGCACACGTCTCCGAATTCTACCTCCTGCTGCAATGGCTGATTCGGACCGGAGGGAGCGTCTGGTTCGGCGAGCCGGCGCCACCCCCCTCCTCCGCAGCAGTATCGACCGAGTTCGAGCCTCTCGACCTCTACGTTTCCGCCCTGCGCAAGGAATATTGGCGCAATCCGACCGACAGCCGCATGGCGACCATGCACGCCGCGCTTCGCGAAATAAAACGGGAAACAGAAGAGCGAAACATCGGTCTTCTGATCGTGATTCTGCCCGACGGTGACCAGATCGGCGCAGCGAAAGCCGATATGATCCCGCAAATCCGCCTCGAGAAAATTTGTGCGGAAGAGGAACTGGATTGCCTGGACCTCCATCCGGTCTTCGCCCAGTCACAGACGCCCAATCTCTTCATGGATATCATGCATCCGAATGCCGCAGGTCACGCCTTGGTTGCCGAGGCAATTGCATCTCGACTGGGGAATCGGTGA
- a CDS encoding serine hydrolase: MTQERFPIVAPETVGIDPERLAALIQRASREVDEGLLPSAQIAIARHGQLVAMHTFGQAQFQGKTAPATNDTLYCVFSATKAITSAAAWMLIEEGRLDIDQPVANLIPEFGARGKEAVRIEQLFTHTAGFPNAPFPPNVFLDREKRLEFFRRWKLEWEPGSRFVYHPSSSMYVVAELIERISGQTYADFVRQRIALPLGLKDLRCGLPGSEHARLADIEHVGNAPTASDYEAAGMPQPPETEVTEDALRSFNLPDVREAGIPGGGGTMTAAEIALFYQALLRDSESSEGPGLWQPGTLQMAREIRSGDLRDPLFGNLANRALGLMIAGDEKRTFRGFGHGNSPESFGHGGAGGQIAWADPATGISIGYCTNGHDRHPIRQARRSVAISSLAATCLQEGP; encoded by the coding sequence ATGACCCAAGAGCGTTTTCCCATCGTGGCGCCCGAGACCGTCGGGATCGACCCCGAAAGACTCGCCGCGCTGATCCAACGTGCTTCGCGCGAGGTCGACGAAGGTCTGTTGCCATCGGCCCAGATCGCCATCGCGCGACACGGCCAGCTCGTCGCCATGCACACTTTCGGGCAAGCGCAGTTCCAGGGCAAGACAGCTCCGGCGACCAACGACACCCTCTATTGTGTGTTCTCGGCGACCAAAGCGATCACATCGGCTGCCGCATGGATGCTGATCGAAGAAGGCCGGCTCGATATCGACCAACCGGTAGCGAATCTGATCCCCGAGTTCGGAGCTCGCGGCAAAGAGGCCGTGCGTATCGAGCAACTTTTCACCCATACCGCCGGATTTCCCAACGCGCCCTTTCCGCCCAATGTATTTCTCGACCGGGAAAAACGTCTCGAGTTCTTTCGTCGCTGGAAATTGGAGTGGGAGCCCGGGTCGCGTTTTGTCTACCATCCATCGTCGAGCATGTATGTGGTGGCGGAACTGATTGAACGGATCTCCGGGCAAACCTACGCCGACTTCGTCCGTCAACGGATCGCCCTGCCTCTGGGGTTGAAAGATCTTCGCTGCGGTCTGCCAGGCAGCGAGCACGCGCGCCTCGCAGATATCGAACACGTCGGCAACGCACCGACGGCCAGCGATTATGAGGCCGCGGGAATGCCGCAACCTCCGGAAACGGAGGTCACCGAAGATGCGCTGCGCAGCTTCAATCTCCCCGATGTGCGCGAAGCGGGCATCCCCGGCGGAGGCGGCACCATGACAGCCGCAGAGATCGCGCTTTTCTATCAGGCTCTCCTGCGCGACAGCGAGAGCTCCGAGGGACCGGGCCTCTGGCAGCCCGGGACTCTGCAGATGGCACGCGAAATCCGCTCGGGCGACCTCCGCGACCCACTCTTCGGCAACCTCGCCAACCGCGCTCTGGGCCTGATGATCGCGGGCGACGAAAAACGAACCTTTCGGGGGTTCGGGCACGGCAACTCACCCGAATCCTTCGGGCACGGCGGCGCTGGCGGACAAATCGCCTGGGCCGATCCGGCGACCGGCATCTCCATCGGTTATTGCACCAACGGCCATGACCGCCACCCCATCCGTCAGGCGCGTCGGTCGGTCGCGATCTCGAGCCTCGCGGCCACCTGCCTCCAGGAAGGCCCTTGA
- the arfB gene encoding alternative ribosome rescue aminoacyl-tRNA hydrolase ArfB, whose translation MIEDLIVHSRLIIPGRELQFVASRSSGAGGQSVNKTSSRVTLRWDVRRTSAVGPVLRERLTKNLASRINAEGILQVHVETERSQYRNREIARERLAGLIREAARPPKPRRPTKPSRGARQRRMDDKKHQSQKKSTRQKPF comes from the coding sequence ATGATCGAAGATTTGATCGTACATAGCCGATTGATCATCCCGGGCCGGGAATTGCAATTTGTTGCCAGTCGATCGTCCGGTGCCGGAGGGCAAAGCGTCAACAAGACCAGCAGCCGGGTTACCCTGCGCTGGGATGTCCGTCGGACGAGCGCCGTCGGCCCTGTGCTGCGCGAAAGACTGACGAAAAACCTCGCCTCGAGAATCAATGCCGAAGGCATCCTGCAGGTGCATGTCGAAACCGAACGCAGCCAGTACCGAAATCGCGAGATCGCGCGCGAACGCCTGGCCGGGCTGATCCGGGAGGCCGCGCGTCCCCCCAAGCCGCGCCGGCCCACCAAACCCTCGCGTGGCGCCCGGCAGCGGCGGATGGACGACAAAAAACATCAGAGCCAGAAGAAATCCACGCGACAGAAACCGTTCTGA
- a CDS encoding MOSC domain-containing protein has translation MIEVASLHIYPIKSCRSTDLERLQCDARGPVHDRRLMIVDRAGKFITQRTETRLSQVSVRREQDRLTLAGPGIESLTTTIENGPLRPVEVWRHRGGAHAISPDADRWLSDFLRQDVALVGCPENMHRLANPDWATQTTPISFVDGYPILILSEASVDDLNSRLKTPVEAMRFRPNILLRGCAPFAEDGWKTIRIGDAVIDILKPCDRCSVVSIDPASGNTSKEPLRTLATFRKSPAGILFGQNSATRQPATLRTGDPVEVLETRRADDVPADFRIR, from the coding sequence ATGATCGAAGTCGCCAGCCTTCATATCTATCCGATCAAAAGCTGTCGCTCGACCGATCTCGAGCGACTCCAATGTGACGCACGCGGTCCGGTGCATGACCGTCGTTTGATGATTGTCGACAGGGCGGGAAAGTTCATCACCCAGCGCACCGAGACCCGACTTTCCCAAGTCTCTGTCCGACGAGAGCAGGATCGGCTAACCTTGGCAGGCCCGGGCATCGAGTCACTCACCACCACGATCGAAAACGGCCCCCTGCGCCCCGTCGAGGTCTGGCGGCATCGCGGCGGCGCCCATGCGATCAGCCCGGATGCCGATCGCTGGCTCTCGGACTTCCTGCGGCAAGACGTCGCTCTGGTCGGCTGCCCCGAGAATATGCACAGGCTTGCCAACCCCGATTGGGCCACACAAACCACCCCCATCAGCTTTGTCGATGGCTACCCGATCCTGATCCTCTCGGAAGCGTCCGTGGACGATCTGAACAGCCGCCTGAAAACGCCTGTCGAAGCGATGCGATTCCGCCCCAACATCCTGCTCCGAGGGTGTGCGCCCTTTGCCGAGGACGGATGGAAAACGATCCGCATCGGCGATGCCGTGATCGATATTCTGAAACCTTGCGATCGCTGTTCGGTCGTCTCGATTGATCCTGCAAGCGGAAACACCAGCAAGGAACCCCTGAGAACCCTGGCCACCTTTCGCAAAAGCCCTGCGGGCATCCTTTTCGGCCAAAATAGCGCCACCCGACAACCGGCGACCCTTCGAACGGGCGACCCCGTCGAAGTTCTCGAAACACGCCGCGCGGACGACGTACCGGCCGACTTTCGAATCAGGTAG